One window of the Podospora pseudopauciseta strain CBS 411.78 chromosome 4, whole genome shotgun sequence genome contains the following:
- a CDS encoding hypothetical protein (EggNog:ENOG503P2FP; CAZy:AA11), whose product MHTASFLATALAAQAARAHLIMNTPIPYNYHGTSSLVQVDPLGALPFPCQGNTDVVEVTSMQAGTEQLVKFTGGAQHGGGSCQFSVTYDFPPPADKSKWKTIYTLIGGCPVSAAGNLPAAQPDQDGRADSPSATMILESSAQFNVPIPKDMPNGNATFAWTWYNKIGNREVYMNCAPVKISGGSDDTTFFNSLPQMFVANIRGECTTNNGVLNIPNPDKFGKVLEQPAPGSEGTCEKAAGVPTFDGDSGAARAPAPTQGKSSTLITSTSSATVPPTATSPEEDITTITPTSLETSVVVILTTTPAVVIPELVGVPCSPEGRLLCFSPSEFGICNGGIATSQAVAPDTTCSFGTPLSKKSVKYVSKVVVVGPRQITAITPIEDKPTKISAITPIDDSTKISAITPIDEPTKISAITPIEDPTKLTTIIPIEPTSRLTTIIPIDPTTEFPSSGGALPTPAPAPVPAPAPVPAPAPPPLRGTPCNKVGGFCFCKVAGKVFPQLVPMGAICT is encoded by the exons atgcatACTGCGTCTTTCCTAGCTACAGCCCTGGCTGCTCAAGCGGCCAGAGCCCATCTCATTATGAACACTCCCATCCCTTACAACTACCACGGGACCAGCTCCCTCGTTCAAGTCGATCCTCTTGGGGCGCTTCCCTTCCCATGCCAGGGCAACACCGATGTTGTCGAGGTGACATCCATGCAGGCCGGTACCGAGCAGCTCGTTAAGTTCACCGGCGGTGCCCAGCATGGTGGCGGTTCTTGCCAGTTCAGTGTCACCTATGACTTCCCGCCCCCGGCTGACAAGTCAAAGTGGAAGACAATCTACACTTTGATTGGAGGGTGTCCTGTCTCTGCAGCTGGCAACTTGCCCGCCGCCCAACCTGATCAAGACGGCCGTGCTGACTCTCCCAGTGCGACAATGATTCTGGAGTCGAGTGC ACAGTTCAACGTTCCTATCCCGAAGGATATGCCAAACGGGAACGCTACCTTCGCCTGGACTTGGTACAACAAGATCGGCAATCGTGAGGTCTACATGAACTGCGCCCCTGTCAAGATCAGCGGTGGCTCCGACGATACGACCTTTTTCAACTCGCTTCCTCAGATGTTCGTGGCCAACATTCGCGGTGAGTGTACCACCAACAATGGTGTTCTCAACATTCCCAATCCTGATAAGTTCGGAAAGGTTCTTGAGCAACCTGCTCCCGGCAGCGAGGGGACTTGCGAGAAGGCTGCTGGCGTTCCTACTTTCGACGGAGACTCTGGGGCTGCTCGTGCTCCTGCTCCCACTCAAGGTAAGTCGTCTACTTTGATCACCTCTACTAGCTCTGCCACCGTCCCTCCCACTGCTACCTCTCCAGAGGAGGATATTACAACAATCACACCTACTTCTTTGGAGACCTCAGTTGTGGTTATTCTCACTACAACCCCTGCCGTCGTCATTCCGGAGTTGGTCGGCGTTCCTTGCTCCCCAGAGGGTAGGCTCTTGTGCTTCTCGCCATCCGAGTTTGGAATCTGCAACGGAGGTATTGCTACATCTCAGGCAGTGGCTCCTGATACGACTTGTTCATTTGGGACCCCTTTGAGCAAGAAGAGCGTCAAGTATGTCTCCAAAGTTGTAGTCGTGGGACCTAGGCAAATCACTGCCATCACTCCTATCGAAGACAAGCCCACCAAGATTAGTGCTATCACTCCCATCGATGATTCCACCAAGATCAGCGCCATCACCCCTATTGACGAGCCTACCAAGATCAGTGCCATCACTCCTATTGAGGACCCCaccaagctcaccaccatcatcccaatTGAGCCTACTAGCAGACTCACTACAATTATTCCCATTGACCCCACAACTGAGTTTCCTTCCAGTGGTGGTGCTCTGCCCACTCCTGCCCCGGCTCCTGTCCCGGCTCCAGCTCCTGTCCCAGctcccgcccctcctcct